The region CATCACAAATGCGGTCGCGCAATCCTTCACGGCTAATGTCCTGCTGGCCTTAGGTGCGGTGCCGTCGATGACGATTGCTTCTGAGGAAGTTGCCGGTTTCGCCTCAAGTGCTGATGCCTTGCTGATCAATCTGGGAACGCTCGACGAGACCAGACGGCTTGCTATCCCGATTGCTCTTCGTGCAGCGCAGGAAGCGAAGCGGCCGATCATTCTCGACCCGGTTTTTGTCAACCGCTCTGAAATTCGCTGCGCTTTCGCCCGGAATCTCCTGCAGCAACGGCCGACACTCTTGCGGGTCAATCGGGAAGAAATGGCCGCTTTGTTTCCCTCTCGAGAACCGTTTGAAGTGCTTGCAGAGTTTGGGGCCATCCTTGCGATGACTGGTGCTGAAGACGTGGTTGGCGAAAGCGGCCGTACAATCCGGCTCGGCAATGGTCATCCGCTTCTTGCCCGGGTGACTGCGACCGGATGTGCTGGTGGCGCGGTGATCGCTGCCTTTCTTGCGGTCGAGCCAGATCCGGTTATCGCCGCCGCCGTGGGCGTTTCGGTTTTCAATATCGCGGGCGAAATCGCAGCCGAACGGGCAAATGGTCCAGGCTCGCTGGAGCCTGCGCTTCTGGATGCGCTCTACCTGCTCGACGGGGAAGAGATCTCTAAACGACTGAATATCATCGAACAAAGAGAAGGGGCGCGCGCATGACTGCGATTGCCGTCACGATCGCGGGTTCGGATTCTGGCGGTGGTGCCGGGATTCAGGCCGATCTGAAGAGCTTTTCCGCAAATGGTGTCTATGGCGCTAGCGTCCTAACAGCCCTTACTGCCCAGAATACGCTGGGAGTGACCGGCATCCAGGATGTTCCACCCGACTTCATTCGCGCGCAGATGGATGCGGTTTTTTCCGACCTTGCCGTCAAGGCCACAAAGATCGGGATGTTGTCGCGACCGGAAGTGATCCAAACAGTCGTCGATTGCCTGGCCGCGCACCAGACCGGCCCGATCGTCGTCGACCCGGTGATGGTGGCGGCCTCAGGTGATCCTTTGCTCGCCGATGAAGCGGTTGACGTGCTGATGGAGCGTCTGGTTCCGGTCGCAGATCTCATCACGCCGAACCTTCACGAGGTCGCGCGGATGCTTAGATCCAGTATGGCTGAGACCGAAGCTGACATGGCGAGCCAGGCCGAACGTCTTCTGGCAGCGGGAGCGAAGGCCGTCCTTGTCAAAGGTGGTCACGGCACGGGTTCGGAAAGCGCGGATCTGCTGATGAGTGAAGACGTCACGCAATGGTTTCGGGCACCGCGAATCGAGACGTCGAATACTCACGGTACGGGCTGCACGCTTTCGTCGGCCATTGCTGCAGGCTTTGCAAAAGGTCTCGGGCTCGTCGAGGCGCTTGCTCAAGCGAAGGCCTACGTCAGCGCAGCGATCTCGTCCGCCGACCAGCTGAACATCGGCGCGGGCCATGGCCCGGTCCATCACCTCCATGCATTCTGGAGATCGTAACATGAGCGACAAATCTCACACCTTAAACCTTTCGCGCAGATCGGCGCTTGGGCTGGCCGTCGGGGCCGCAGGTGTTGCATTGGCGTCTCCTGCACTTGCAGATGAGGGCGGCGCTACCATCGAATGGAAGATGGTGACGTCCTGGCCGAAGAACCTTCCAGGTCCAGGCGTGACTGCCCAACGGATTTGCGACCAGATCGGTTTGATGTCCGGCGGTCGTATGCGCGTGCGTCTTTATGCTGCGGGAGAGCTGGTACCAGCACTCGGGGTTTTCGATGCGGTGTCGTCGGCGACTGCACACATGGGCCACACCGCGTCTTTCTTCTGGCAGGGAAAAGCACCCGCTGCCGTTTTCTTCACGGCGATCCCCTTTGGTCTCCTGCCTCAGGAGCATATTACCTGGATCGAACAGGGCGGCGGCCAGGCGCTTTGGGATGAGCTCTACGCGCCGTTCAACATCAAGCCCGTTATGGCCGGAAACACCGGGGTACAGATGGGCGGTTGGTACAAGCGCGACATCAATGGTCTTGCGGATCTCAAGGGTTTGAAGATCCGTATGCCCGGCCTTGGCGGTGAGGTCATGCGCAGGCTTGGCGCGACCCCGGTCAGCCTGG is a window of Labrenzia sp. CE80 DNA encoding:
- the thiM gene encoding hydroxyethylthiazole kinase, with the protein product MNAKTFSLTTDRIVEALGALRRTTPRIHCITNAVAQSFTANVLLALGAVPSMTIASEEVAGFASSADALLINLGTLDETRRLAIPIALRAAQEAKRPIILDPVFVNRSEIRCAFARNLLQQRPTLLRVNREEMAALFPSREPFEVLAEFGAILAMTGAEDVVGESGRTIRLGNGHPLLARVTATGCAGGAVIAAFLAVEPDPVIAAAVGVSVFNIAGEIAAERANGPGSLEPALLDALYLLDGEEISKRLNIIEQREGARA
- the thiD gene encoding bifunctional hydroxymethylpyrimidine kinase/phosphomethylpyrimidine kinase, with the translated sequence MTAIAVTIAGSDSGGGAGIQADLKSFSANGVYGASVLTALTAQNTLGVTGIQDVPPDFIRAQMDAVFSDLAVKATKIGMLSRPEVIQTVVDCLAAHQTGPIVVDPVMVAASGDPLLADEAVDVLMERLVPVADLITPNLHEVARMLRSSMAETEADMASQAERLLAAGAKAVLVKGGHGTGSESADLLMSEDVTQWFRAPRIETSNTHGTGCTLSSAIAAGFAKGLGLVEALAQAKAYVSAAISSADQLNIGAGHGPVHHLHAFWRS
- a CDS encoding TRAP transporter substrate-binding protein, with the translated sequence MSDKSHTLNLSRRSALGLAVGAAGVALASPALADEGGATIEWKMVTSWPKNLPGPGVTAQRICDQIGLMSGGRMRVRLYAAGELVPALGVFDAVSSATAHMGHTASFFWQGKAPAAVFFTAIPFGLLPQEHITWIEQGGGQALWDELYAPFNIKPVMAGNTGVQMGGWYKRDINGLADLKGLKIRMPGLGGEVMRRLGATPVSLAPGELYQALQTGVLDATEFLGPWSDRAMGFQKVTKSYYAPGFHEPNGTGEALFNKTALEGLPEDLRAIVLEACRAENGRALAESEWENAASLQALQENDGVEIKFYPDEVLDALRSTSVEVLEEFATKDPLSGRIYASFLAAKTRLSPWSEVAVRRFLTARDGGEA